A part of Eschrichtius robustus isolate mEscRob2 chromosome 20, mEscRob2.pri, whole genome shotgun sequence genomic DNA contains:
- the NOG gene encoding noggin: MERCPSLGVTLYALVVVLGLRAAPAGGQHYLHIRPAPSDNLPLVDLIEHPDPIFDPKEKDLNETLLRSLLGGHYDPGFMATSPPEDRPGGGAVAAGGAEDLAELDQLLRQRPSGAMPSEIKGLEFSEGLAPGKKQRLSKKLRRKLQMWLWSQTFCPVLYAWNDLGSRFWPRYVKVGSCFSKRSCSVPEGMVCKPSKSVHLTVLRWRCQRRGGQRCGWIPIQYPIISECKCSC; encoded by the coding sequence ATGGAGCGctgccccagcctgggggtcacCCTCTACGCCCTGGTGGTGGTCCTGGGGCTGCGGGCGGCACCGGCCGGCGGCCAGCACTATCTCCACATCCGCCCGGCTCCCAGCGACAACCTGCCCCTGGTGGACCTCATCGAACACCCGGACCCTATCTTTGACCCCAAGGAGAAGGATCTGAACGAGACGCTGCTGCGCTCGCTGCTCGGGGGCCACTACGACCCGGGCTTCATGGCCACCTCTCCCCCCGAGGACCGGCCCGGCGGGGGCGCGGTGGCGGCCGGGGGCGCCGAGGACCTGGCGGAGCTGGACCAGCTGCTGCGGCAGCGGCCGTCGGGGGCCATGCCGAGCGAGATCAAAGGGCTGGAGTTCTCCGAGGGCTTGGCCCCGGGCAAGAAGCAGCGCCTGAGCAAGAAGCTGCGGAGGAAGTTACAGATGTGGCTGTGGTCGCAGACCTTTTGCCCGGTGCTGTACGCCTGGAACGACCTGGGCAGCCGCTTTTGGCCGCGCTACGTGAAGGTGGGCAGCTGCTTCAGCAAGCGCTCGTGCTCCGTGCCAGAGGGCATGGTGTGCAAGCCGTCCAAGTCCGTGCACCTCACGGTGCTGCGGTGGCGCTGTCAGCGGCGCGGGGGCCAGCGCTGCGGCTGGATTCCCATCCAGTACCCCATCATTTCCGAGTGCAAGTGCTCATGCTAG